The sequence CGCTCGACCTCCTCGAGGTGGTCTTCGAGGTTGTCGATCTGCGCCAGGCTCGCCTCGCCGTTTTCGGGCGCACCTGGGGCTTCGGATAGGCGCAGGTCGCTGGCTTTGATCTCCTCGCCCTCGCACAGCGTATAGGCGCGCTCGAGCATATTTTCCAGTTCGCGCACGTTGCCGGGGAATCGGTAGCTCTGCAGCTTTGCCAGCGCGTCGGGGTGCAGCCGCGCGGGCGGGGCGCCACCGTCCTGAGCGAGGCGGCGAAGCATCACTTCGGACAGTTGGGCAATGTCCTCACGGCGTTCGCGCAAGGGCGGAACGCGCAGCTCGATGACGTTCAGGCGATAGTACAGGTCCTGGCGGAACCGGCCCGCGGCCACTTCGCAGGCCAGATCCTTATGCGTGGCGCAAAGGATCCGTACGTCGACCACAACCTCCTTGGCGCCGCCCACCGAGCGCACGGCCTTTTCCTGGATCGCACGCAGCAGCTTGACCTGCATGGGCAGGGGCAGGTCGGCCACCTCGTCGAGGAACAAGGTGCCGCCGTCCGCCGCCTGGAACAATCCCGGCTTGTCCTCCATCGCCCCGGTAAAACTGCCTTTCTTGTGCCCGAAGAACTCGCTTTCCATGAGCTCAGACGGGATGGCCCCGCAGTTGACCGGAACGAATGGGCGCTCGTGACGTGGGCCTTGCTCATGGATCAGCCGCGCCACCAGCTCCTTGCCGCTGCCCGACTCCCCGCTGATGTACACCGGTGCCTGGCTGCGCGCCAGCTTGCCGATCTGCTTGCGTAGCACGTTCATGGGGGGCGAGACGCCGAGCAGGCGGCTGTCGACCGTCAGGTCGTTCGGGTTCGGATTACGCAGCCGCAGCGCGGTGTTGACCAATTCGCGCAGGCGGCCGAGATCCACCGGTTTGGT is a genomic window of Stutzerimonas stutzeri containing:
- a CDS encoding sigma-54-dependent transcriptional regulator, with translation MTARQKALIIDDEPDIRELLEITLGRMKLDTRSARNLKEARECLSREHYDLCLTDMRLPDGCGLELVQFIQQQYPQLPVAMITAYGSLDTAIGALKAGAFDFLTKPVDLGRLRELVNTALRLRNPNPNDLTVDSRLLGVSPPMNVLRKQIGKLARSQAPVYISGESGSGKELVARLIHEQGPRHERPFVPVNCGAIPSELMESEFFGHKKGSFTGAMEDKPGLFQAADGGTLFLDEVADLPLPMQVKLLRAIQEKAVRSVGGAKEVVVDVRILCATHKDLACEVAAGRFRQDLYYRLNVIELRVPPLRERREDIAQLSEVMLRRLAQDGGAPPARLHPDALAKLQSYRFPGNVRELENMLERAYTLCEGEEIKASDLRLSEAPGAPENGEASLAQIDNLEDHLEEVERKLIMQALEETRWNRTAAAQRLGLSFRSMRYRLKKLGLD